From Paracoccus aminovorans, one genomic window encodes:
- a CDS encoding gamma carbonic anhydrase family protein: MIWELDGIVPKLEGDAWVAPSAQLMGKVVLEPGASVWFGAVLRGDNEEIRVGRNSNVQDLTVCHTDIGYPLTIGANCTIGHRAILHGCTIEDGVLVGMGATIMNGARIGAGSLIGAGALVAEGKVIPPGSLVMGAPGKIVRELDDIARAQLLKSAEGYKRNAARFRKGLTRAFQG, translated from the coding sequence ATGATCTGGGAACTGGACGGCATCGTGCCGAAGCTGGAGGGCGACGCCTGGGTGGCGCCCTCGGCGCAGCTGATGGGCAAGGTGGTGCTGGAGCCCGGCGCCAGCGTCTGGTTCGGCGCCGTGCTGCGCGGCGACAACGAGGAGATCCGCGTCGGCCGGAACTCGAACGTGCAGGACCTGACGGTCTGCCATACCGACATCGGCTATCCGCTGACCATCGGCGCGAATTGCACCATCGGCCACCGCGCCATCCTGCACGGCTGCACCATCGAGGACGGGGTGCTGGTCGGCATGGGCGCCACGATCATGAACGGCGCCCGCATCGGGGCCGGCTCGCTGATCGGCGCGGGCGCGCTGGTCGCCGAGGGCAAGGTGATCCCGCCCGGCTCGCTGGTCATGGGCGCGCCGGGCAAGATCGTGCGCGAACTCGACGACATCGCCCGGGCGCAGCTGCTGAAATCGGCCGAGGGCTACAAGCGCAATGCCGCCCGATTCCGCAAGGGGCTGACCCGGGCCTTCCAAGGATGA
- a CDS encoding ATP-binding protein, whose product MIEARLHALLRGVPVPMLVADAQSRIIGANEPAEALLGPVPGGRPFVTVLRQPEVNAALDAVLAGRQDRARLSLTLGAAERRVFCEVTVTALDAPGLRGATVAIEDRSRDEETEQMRRDFVANVSHELRTPLTALMGFIETLRGPARNDPAARSRFLDIMEREAGRMNRLVADLLSLSRVEQDERRRPAQAVDLGGLLRGVVATLTPAAAAAGVRLELAGTGTTAAVPGDADQLVQVFHNLIENALKYGAGGSVVTVTLAHLAHEPVLRGPAWSVSVADRGEGIDPQHLPRLTERFYRVDTHRSREQGGTGLGLAIVKHIVNRHRGRLRIESTRGQGSRFTVILPEKIGRI is encoded by the coding sequence ATGATCGAGGCCCGGCTGCATGCGCTTCTGCGCGGTGTGCCGGTGCCGATGCTGGTGGCGGATGCGCAGTCCCGCATCATCGGCGCCAACGAGCCGGCCGAGGCGCTGCTGGGCCCGGTCCCCGGCGGCCGGCCCTTCGTCACCGTGCTGCGCCAGCCCGAGGTGAACGCGGCGCTGGACGCGGTGCTGGCCGGCCGGCAGGACCGCGCGCGGCTGAGCCTGACGCTGGGCGCGGCCGAGCGGCGGGTGTTCTGCGAGGTCACGGTGACGGCGCTGGATGCGCCCGGGCTGCGCGGCGCGACGGTGGCGATCGAGGACCGCTCGCGCGACGAGGAGACCGAGCAGATGCGCCGCGATTTCGTCGCCAACGTCAGCCATGAGCTGCGCACGCCGCTGACCGCGCTGATGGGCTTCATCGAGACCCTGCGCGGCCCGGCCCGCAACGACCCGGCCGCCCGGTCCCGCTTTCTGGACATCATGGAGCGCGAGGCCGGGCGGATGAACCGGCTGGTCGCGGACCTGCTGTCGCTGAGCCGGGTCGAGCAGGACGAACGCCGCCGCCCGGCCCAGGCCGTCGATCTGGGCGGGCTTCTGCGCGGGGTGGTGGCGACGCTGACTCCGGCGGCGGCTGCGGCCGGGGTGCGGCTGGAACTGGCCGGCACCGGGACCACCGCCGCCGTCCCGGGCGATGCCGATCAGCTGGTGCAGGTGTTTCACAACCTGATCGAGAATGCGCTGAAATACGGTGCCGGGGGCAGCGTGGTCACGGTCACCCTCGCGCATCTGGCGCATGAGCCGGTGCTGCGCGGTCCGGCTTGGTCGGTCTCGGTGGCCGACCGCGGCGAGGGGATCGATCCGCAGCATCTGCCGCGGCTGACCGAGCGCTTCTATCGCGTCGATACCCACCGTTCGCGCGAGCAGGGGGGAACGGGGCTGGGGCTGGCCATCGTCAAACATATCGTGAACCGCCACCGCGGCCGGCTGCGCATCGAAAGCACCCGCGGGCAGGGCAGCCGCTTCACCGTCATCCTGCCGGAAAAGATCGGGCGTATCTGA
- a CDS encoding transposase produces MTPPRQPSRPITDPKLSSPCQTRTRRPLGFLLDLGQLCGEFLAVNVAAFELTGKISHFIGRAPKRCRIVRNLERRIESIIAQEEASAVKARLLLSIPGIGPVSAAMLIAELPELGRMTSGEAAAMTGLAPIPHDSGIRRGKRAIAGAGAH; encoded by the coding sequence ATGACACCACCTAGGCAGCCAAGTCGGCCCATCACCGATCCGAAGCTGTCGAGTCCCTGTCAGACAAGGACGCGAAGGCCCCTCGGCTTCCTTCTGGATCTCGGCCAGCTTTGCGGCGAATTCCTCGCCGTTAATGTCGCCGCGTTCGAATTGACCGGTAAGATTTCGCATTTCATCGGCCGCGCTCCGAAGCGTTGCAGGATCGTCCGTAACCTTGAGCGGCGGATCGAAAGCATCATCGCGCAGGAGGAAGCGTCAGCCGTCAAGGCAAGGCTTCTGCTGTCCATCCCCGGGATCGGTCCGGTTTCTGCGGCCATGCTGATCGCGGAACTGCCGGAGCTCGGGCGGATGACATCCGGCGAAGCTGCGGCCATGACCGGTCTAGCACCCATCCCTCACGACAGCGGGATACGGCGTGGGAAGCGAGCAATCGCAGGGGCCGGCGCGCACTGA
- a CDS encoding glutamine synthetase family protein, whose product MEWLREHPEVKTIRVAAADLNGQPRGKRMPARFADKILTEGTKFPFSVLNMDIWGEDVEDSPLVFQAGDPDGLLLPTERGFMPMPWLEAPTGLLPLWMFHTDGTPYDGDPRQALARVVDRYKAAGLTPVVATELEFFLIDDSGGQLRVPPSPRSGKRRTGAETLSLRALDAFDRFFTSLYDACEAMDIPADTAISEAAPGQFEINLMHQPDPLKAADDAWLFKLLVKGLARQYGFAGSFMAKPYEAWNGSGMHMHFSVLDAQGRNVFDDGTDAGSDILRHAVAGCLAAMPGSTLVFAPHENSYDRLVPNAHAPTGIGWAYENRTSAIRIPASGPKARRIEHRVAGGDVNPYLSVAAVLGAALNGIEDRLEPPPPIQGNAYEQGLAQLPATWGAAIDAFSACPQIKRIFPAHLIENFVMTKRQELHYMAELSDDETVELYLDTV is encoded by the coding sequence ATGGAGTGGCTGCGCGAGCATCCCGAAGTCAAGACCATCCGCGTGGCCGCGGCCGACCTGAACGGCCAGCCGCGCGGCAAGCGGATGCCCGCCCGCTTTGCCGACAAGATCCTGACCGAGGGCACGAAATTCCCGTTCTCGGTCCTGAACATGGACATCTGGGGCGAGGATGTCGAGGACAGCCCGCTGGTCTTTCAGGCCGGCGACCCGGACGGGCTGCTGCTGCCGACCGAGCGCGGCTTCATGCCCATGCCCTGGCTCGAGGCGCCGACCGGCCTCTTGCCGCTCTGGATGTTCCACACCGACGGCACCCCCTATGACGGCGACCCGCGCCAGGCGCTGGCCCGCGTCGTGGATCGCTACAAGGCCGCCGGCCTGACCCCGGTGGTGGCGACGGAACTGGAATTCTTCCTGATCGACGATTCCGGCGGCCAGCTGCGCGTGCCGCCCAGCCCGCGTTCCGGCAAGCGCCGCACCGGCGCGGAGACCCTGTCGCTGCGCGCGCTCGATGCCTTCGACCGCTTCTTCACCTCGCTCTACGACGCCTGCGAAGCGATGGACATTCCCGCCGACACTGCGATTTCCGAAGCCGCCCCCGGGCAGTTCGAGATCAACCTGATGCACCAACCCGACCCGCTGAAGGCCGCGGACGACGCCTGGCTCTTCAAGCTGCTGGTCAAGGGGCTGGCGCGGCAATACGGCTTTGCCGGTTCCTTCATGGCCAAGCCCTACGAGGCCTGGAACGGCTCGGGCATGCATATGCATTTCTCGGTGCTGGACGCGCAGGGCCGCAACGTCTTCGACGACGGCACCGACGCCGGTTCGGACATCCTGCGCCATGCCGTCGCCGGCTGCCTCGCCGCCATGCCCGGCTCGACCCTGGTCTTTGCGCCGCATGAAAACAGCTATGACAGGCTGGTGCCCAATGCCCACGCGCCCACCGGCATCGGCTGGGCCTATGAGAACCGCACCTCGGCGATCCGCATCCCGGCCTCGGGTCCCAAGGCGCGGCGGATCGAGCATCGCGTGGCCGGCGGCGACGTGAACCCCTATCTCAGCGTCGCGGCGGTGCTGGGCGCGGCGCTGAACGGCATCGAGGACCGGCTGGAGCCGCCGCCGCCGATCCAGGGCAACGCCTATGAGCAGGGCCTGGCGCAACTGCCGGCGACCTGGGGCGCCGCCATCGACGCCTTTTCCGCCTGCCCGCAGATCAAGCGTATCTTCCCGGCGCATCTGATCGAGAATTTCGTGATGACCAAGCGCCAGGAGCTGCATTACATGGCCGAACTGTCCGACGACGAAACCGTCGAGCTCTATCTCGATACGGTCTGA
- a CDS encoding ABC transporter permease: MSQCLQTFQDYALRAIGIGEKLLPRGDFTLCEQVVLIGSGLIWNIYFGALALFFGFFLANALAVAKTSRNPWLRKPAEGFVFVFRGSPLFIQFFVAYEALVQLPRAGIEILGLTVQTSWTTRAWAGALLVLMLNTAAYSAEIFYGALRNIPKGELEAADAYGMTGWRRYRRIVWPTAMRLAWPAYTNEAIFLVHATTLVFFSGFPAVRQQGDALYYASYFADKTFNPFVAYPIVAGYFILLTLCLIGLFGVVNRRLNRHLPGAAKRLRYRPNLIR; encoded by the coding sequence ATGAGCCAATGCCTGCAGACCTTCCAGGACTATGCCCTGCGCGCGATCGGCATCGGCGAGAAGCTGCTGCCGCGCGGCGATTTCACGCTGTGCGAACAGGTGGTGCTGATCGGCTCGGGCCTGATCTGGAACATCTATTTCGGCGCGTTGGCGCTGTTCTTCGGCTTCTTCCTGGCCAATGCGCTGGCGGTGGCCAAGACCAGCCGCAACCCCTGGCTCAGGAAGCCGGCCGAGGGCTTCGTCTTCGTCTTCCGCGGCAGCCCGCTGTTCATCCAGTTCTTCGTCGCCTACGAGGCACTTGTGCAGCTGCCGCGCGCCGGCATCGAAATCCTGGGCCTCACCGTGCAGACCAGCTGGACGACCCGCGCCTGGGCCGGGGCGCTGCTGGTCCTGATGCTGAACACCGCCGCCTATTCGGCCGAGATCTTCTACGGCGCGCTGCGCAATATCCCCAAGGGCGAGCTCGAGGCCGCCGATGCCTATGGCATGACCGGCTGGCGCCGCTATCGCCGGATCGTCTGGCCGACCGCCATGCGCCTCGCGTGGCCCGCCTATACCAACGAGGCGATCTTCCTGGTCCATGCCACGACGCTGGTGTTCTTCTCGGGCTTCCCGGCGGTGCGGCAACAGGGCGACGCGCTGTATTACGCCAGTTATTTCGCCGACAAGACCTTCAACCCCTTCGTGGCCTATCCCATCGTCGCGGGCTATTTCATCCTCCTGACCCTGTGCCTGATCGGGCTTTTCGGGGTCGTCAACCGGCGGCTGAACCGCCATCTGCCGGGCGCGGCCAAACGGCTGCGCTACCGGCCCAATCTCATCAGGTGA
- a CDS encoding ABC transporter permease, whose protein sequence is MFASCADPKTLEGLAWLLCYLSSGKHLLFYLSFGTVLALLAVTAPIALLFGFGGALAARSRIAPLRWFGKIYTSMVRGVPDIIFFLFVPIALDQGFEWLRAKMWCDPSLPIRQGNEFVVCAAAKLPLSTAPDWVHQLYGVFLAVVAFSIVFGAFAANVLRGAMDAVPKAQLETAEAYGMSSGQVSRRILIPQMWTYALPGLGNLWMILVKATPLLFILGVEDIVYWARELGGSKTSAYAYPHPDWRIYYFLAILVFYLLMTWVSERIFDRLRTRLSRGQATAAGEAMRKAAT, encoded by the coding sequence ATGTTCGCGTCCTGCGCCGATCCGAAAACGCTGGAAGGCCTTGCCTGGCTGCTGTGCTATCTCAGCTCGGGCAAGCATCTGCTGTTCTACCTGTCCTTCGGTACCGTGCTGGCGCTTCTGGCGGTCACCGCGCCCATCGCGCTGCTTTTCGGTTTCGGCGGCGCCCTGGCCGCGCGGTCGCGCATCGCGCCGCTGCGCTGGTTCGGCAAGATCTATACCTCGATGGTGCGCGGCGTGCCCGACATCATCTTCTTCCTGTTCGTGCCCATCGCGCTGGACCAGGGTTTCGAATGGCTGCGCGCCAAGATGTGGTGCGACCCCTCGCTGCCGATCCGGCAGGGCAACGAATTCGTGGTCTGCGCCGCGGCCAAGCTGCCGCTGTCGACCGCGCCCGACTGGGTGCACCAGCTTTACGGCGTATTCCTGGCCGTGGTCGCCTTTTCCATCGTCTTCGGCGCCTTCGCCGCCAATGTCCTTCGCGGAGCGATGGACGCCGTGCCCAAGGCGCAGCTGGAAACGGCCGAGGCCTACGGCATGTCGTCCGGGCAGGTCAGCCGGCGTATCCTGATCCCGCAGATGTGGACCTATGCCCTGCCCGGCCTCGGCAATCTGTGGATGATCCTGGTCAAGGCCACGCCGCTGCTCTTCATCCTGGGCGTCGAGGACATCGTCTATTGGGCGCGCGAGCTGGGCGGATCCAAGACCAGCGCCTATGCCTATCCGCATCCCGACTGGCGCATCTATTATTTCCTCGCCATCCTGGTCTTCTACCTGCTGATGACCTGGGTATCCGAGCGGATCTTCGACCGCCTGCGCACGCGGCTGTCGCGCGGCCAGGCCACCGCCGCCGGCGAGGCGATGCGAAAGGCCGCGACATGA
- a CDS encoding transporter substrate-binding domain-containing protein, with amino-acid sequence MKKIMLAAAALALTAGMGMAQTVRIGTEGAYPPFNFVNDKGQLDGFEIELGNELCKRAELQCTFVKNDWDSIIPNLVSSNYDAIMAGMNISEERKKAIQFSEEYLPPPLSAYAATSADADIEGTVAAQTSTIQAGYIAESAATLLEFPTGEETIAAVRNGEADAVFADRDFLAPYVNESNGDLVWVEGQDKVVVGEGIAIGMRKSDTELKGKFDKAIESMKADGSLNAMIQKWYGPEALIF; translated from the coding sequence ATGAAGAAGATCATGCTTGCCGCCGCCGCCCTGGCCCTGACGGCGGGAATGGGCATGGCGCAAACCGTGCGCATCGGCACCGAGGGCGCCTATCCGCCCTTCAACTTCGTCAACGACAAGGGCCAGCTCGACGGGTTCGAGATCGAGCTGGGCAACGAGCTGTGCAAGCGGGCCGAGCTGCAATGCACCTTCGTCAAGAACGACTGGGATTCGATCATCCCGAACCTGGTCAGCTCGAACTACGACGCGATCATGGCCGGCATGAACATCTCGGAAGAGCGCAAGAAGGCGATCCAGTTCAGCGAGGAATACCTGCCGCCGCCGCTGTCGGCCTATGCCGCGACCAGCGCCGATGCGGATATCGAAGGGACGGTCGCCGCCCAGACCAGCACCATCCAGGCCGGCTATATCGCCGAGAGCGCCGCCACGCTGCTGGAGTTCCCGACCGGCGAGGAAACCATCGCCGCCGTCCGCAACGGCGAGGCCGACGCGGTCTTTGCCGACCGGGACTTCCTGGCCCCCTATGTCAACGAATCGAACGGCGACCTGGTCTGGGTCGAGGGCCAGGACAAGGTCGTGGTCGGCGAAGGCATCGCCATCGGGATGCGCAAGTCGGATACCGAGCTGAAGGGCAAGTTCGACAAGGCCATCGAATCGATGAAGGCCGACGGCAGCCTGAACGCCATGATCCAGAAATGGTATGGCCCCGAGGCGCTGATCTTCTGA
- a CDS encoding ABC transporter ATP-binding protein, with product MNEADPTVSAAAESARTPVIEIRGLHKAYGALQVLRGVSLTAPRGHVVSLIGSSGSGKSTLLRCCNLLEDSQQGDILFEGEAVRWRGAGMERVPADRAQVTRLRTNLSMVFQQFNLWSHLTILQNVMEAPVQVLRRNPAEVEARARALLAKVGIGDKADAWPAQLSGGQQQRAAIARALCMEPKALLLDEPTSALDPELQQEVVKVIKDLAAEHRTMLLVTHDMRLAADVSDHVVFLHQGLIEEEGPPARLFGAPRSDRLRQFLSATMAE from the coding sequence ATGAACGAAGCCGACCCGACTGTCTCTGCCGCGGCCGAAAGCGCCCGTACGCCCGTGATCGAAATCCGCGGGCTGCACAAGGCCTATGGCGCGTTGCAGGTGCTGCGCGGCGTCAGCCTGACCGCGCCGCGCGGCCATGTCGTCAGCCTGATCGGCTCGTCGGGGTCGGGCAAGTCCACGCTGCTGCGCTGCTGCAACCTGCTGGAAGACAGCCAGCAGGGCGACATCCTGTTCGAGGGCGAGGCCGTGCGCTGGCGCGGCGCCGGCATGGAGCGTGTGCCCGCCGACCGCGCCCAGGTCACGCGGCTGCGCACCAACCTGTCGATGGTGTTCCAGCAGTTCAATCTGTGGTCGCACCTGACCATCCTCCAAAACGTCATGGAGGCCCCGGTCCAGGTGCTGCGCCGCAACCCGGCCGAGGTCGAGGCCCGCGCCCGCGCGCTGCTGGCCAAGGTCGGCATCGGCGACAAGGCCGACGCCTGGCCGGCCCAGCTGTCCGGCGGCCAGCAGCAGCGCGCCGCCATCGCCCGCGCGCTCTGCATGGAACCCAAGGCGCTGCTTCTGGACGAGCCGACCAGCGCGCTGGACCCCGAATTGCAGCAGGAGGTGGTCAAGGTCATCAAGGATCTGGCCGCCGAGCATCGCACCATGCTGCTGGTCACCCACGACATGCGGCTGGCGGCGGATGTCAGCGACCACGTCGTCTTCCTCCATCAGGGCCTGATCGAGGAGGAAGGCCCGCCGGCGCGGCTTTTCGGCGCGCCGCGCTCGGACCGGCTGCGGCAGTTTCTCAGCGCCACCATGGCCGAATGA
- a CDS encoding tellurite resistance TerB family protein, with translation MFRNLLSRLFADGGPDARLDGHDAEVAVAALLVRLARADDRYGPAEKRRIDQILARRNGLAAAEAAEHRAAAEMIEAEAPDTVRFTRIIKDRIELADRHDIVAAMWEVAYADGRRSPDEESLVRLVAGLLGVSDRDSALARQGALTALGQPDS, from the coding sequence ATGTTCCGAAATCTTTTGAGCAGACTTTTCGCCGACGGCGGTCCGGACGCGCGCCTGGACGGCCATGACGCCGAAGTCGCGGTGGCCGCGCTGCTGGTGCGGCTGGCGCGGGCCGACGACCGCTACGGCCCCGCCGAGAAGCGGCGCATCGACCAGATCCTGGCCCGGCGCAACGGCCTGGCCGCCGCCGAGGCGGCCGAGCATCGCGCCGCGGCCGAGATGATCGAGGCCGAGGCCCCAGACACCGTGCGCTTCACCCGCATCATCAAGGACCGGATCGAACTGGCCGACCGCCACGACATCGTCGCCGCCATGTGGGAGGTGGCCTATGCCGACGGCCGCCGCAGCCCGGACGAGGAATCGCTGGTCCGGCTGGTGGCCGGGCTTCTGGGCGTCAGCGACCGCGATTCGGCGCTGGCCCGGCAAGGCGCGCTGACGGCGCTGGGACAGCCCGATTCCTGA
- a CDS encoding DUF1330 domain-containing protein, whose translation MRDAESLFTVDDPAAYGAYRRASAGAFAKCGARFLVRGGHRQVVEGALRPRAAVIGFPDMAAARACCDSPAYRAALVLRRPCALADLAILGGREDA comes from the coding sequence GTGCGCGATGCCGAAAGCCTATTCACGGTCGATGACCCTGCCGCCTACGGGGCCTATCGGCGCGCGAGCGCCGGCGCCTTCGCGAAATGCGGCGCGCGCTTCCTGGTGCGCGGCGGCCACCGGCAGGTGGTCGAAGGCGCGCTGCGCCCCCGCGCGGCGGTGATCGGGTTTCCCGACATGGCCGCCGCCCGCGCCTGCTGCGACAGCCCCGCATACCGGGCGGCGCTTGTGCTGCGCCGGCCCTGCGCGCTGGCGGATCTCGCCATCCTCGGGGGCCGGGAAGACGCCTGA
- the ppk2 gene encoding polyphosphate kinase 2: MQDETPKDWLEAELQDTLDEDYEIELEDAVLSQEIARIYRDTHPDQMPRADYFRELLRLQAELIRLQDWVAYHKEKVVVLFEGRDSAGKGGAIKRITQRLNPRVARVVALPAPSDREKTQWYFQRYVPHLPAGGEIVLFDRSWYNRAGVERVMGFATEEQVQQFFDDVPEFERMLLRSGIRLVKYWFSITDEEQQMRFLMRIHDPLKQWKLSPMDLQSRVRWEDYTKAKEEMFERTNIPEAPWYIVPGNDKKRARLNCMAHLLDQVPYGDVPHEEVHLPDRVFNPDYEREVLPPELYVPQRY; this comes from the coding sequence ATGCAGGACGAAACGCCCAAGGACTGGCTGGAAGCCGAGCTTCAGGACACGCTGGACGAGGATTACGAGATCGAGCTGGAAGACGCGGTGCTGTCGCAGGAAATCGCGCGCATCTATCGCGATACCCATCCCGACCAGATGCCGCGCGCCGACTATTTCCGCGAATTGCTGCGGCTGCAGGCCGAACTGATCCGGCTGCAGGACTGGGTGGCCTATCACAAGGAAAAGGTCGTGGTCCTGTTCGAGGGCCGCGACAGCGCCGGCAAGGGCGGCGCCATCAAGCGCATCACCCAGCGGCTGAACCCGCGCGTGGCCCGCGTCGTCGCCCTGCCCGCCCCCTCGGACCGCGAAAAGACGCAATGGTATTTCCAGCGCTACGTGCCGCACCTGCCGGCGGGGGGCGAGATCGTGCTCTTCGACCGCAGCTGGTACAACCGCGCCGGGGTCGAGCGGGTCATGGGCTTTGCCACCGAGGAACAGGTGCAGCAATTCTTCGACGACGTTCCCGAGTTCGAGCGGATGCTGCTGCGCTCGGGGATCCGGCTGGTGAAATACTGGTTCTCGATCACCGACGAGGAACAGCAGATGCGCTTCCTGATGCGCATCCACGACCCGCTGAAACAGTGGAAGCTGTCGCCGATGGACCTGCAATCCCGCGTCCGCTGGGAGGATTACACCAAGGCCAAGGAGGAGATGTTCGAGCGCACCAACATCCCCGAGGCGCCCTGGTACATCGTGCCCGGCAACGACAAGAAGCGGGCGCGGCTGAACTGCATGGCGCATCTTCTGGACCAGGTGCCCTATGGCGACGTGCCGCATGAAGAGGTCCACCTGCCCGACCGGGTCTTCAACCCGGACTACGAACGCGAGGTGCTGCCGCCCGAACTCTACGTTCCGCAGCGTTACTGA
- a CDS encoding DMT family transporter: protein MTLASALLVVLASFIHASWNLLAKRAASAGPAFVLAYSIVACIAYAPWVVWLLAQGGMGWGRVELGFVLLSGLIHLGYSLCLQHGYRVADLSVVYPVARGTGPMLSSIGAFLILGETPTGMGLLGLALVVAGILLIATQGKLAAFTRPGGQAGVRWGVTTGGLIASYTVVDAYAVKALGIAPVMLDWFTNLLRVFLLLPVVLSDRRRAIAAMRGHWRTAIGVGVLQPLSYILVLAALTGGAPLSLVAPMREMSMMVGALMGMLILREAVGPWRLAGCGVLIAGVILLSSS from the coding sequence ATGACGCTTGCCTCGGCTCTTCTCGTCGTTCTCGCATCTTTCATCCATGCCAGCTGGAACCTGCTGGCCAAGCGCGCCGCCTCGGCCGGACCGGCCTTCGTCCTGGCCTACAGCATCGTCGCCTGCATCGCCTATGCGCCCTGGGTGGTCTGGTTACTGGCGCAGGGCGGCATGGGCTGGGGCCGGGTCGAGCTGGGCTTCGTCCTGCTCAGCGGGCTGATCCACCTGGGCTACAGCCTGTGCCTGCAACACGGCTATCGGGTGGCCGACCTGTCGGTGGTCTATCCGGTGGCGCGGGGAACCGGGCCGATGCTCTCCTCGATAGGGGCCTTCCTGATCCTGGGCGAGACGCCGACCGGCATGGGCCTGCTTGGCCTGGCGCTGGTCGTCGCCGGCATCCTGCTGATCGCCACCCAGGGCAAGCTGGCCGCCTTCACCCGGCCGGGAGGACAGGCCGGCGTCCGCTGGGGCGTGACGACCGGCGGGCTGATCGCCAGCTATACGGTGGTCGATGCCTATGCGGTCAAGGCGCTTGGCATCGCGCCGGTGATGCTGGACTGGTTCACCAACCTGCTGCGCGTCTTCCTGCTGCTGCCGGTGGTGCTGTCGGACCGCCGCCGCGCCATCGCGGCGATGCGGGGCCATTGGCGCACCGCCATCGGCGTGGGCGTGCTGCAACCGCTGTCCTACATCCTCGTGCTGGCGGCCCTGACGGGGGGCGCACCGCTGAGCCTGGTGGCCCCGATGCGCGAAATGTCGATGATGGTGGGCGCGCTGATGGGAATGCTGATCCTGCGCGAGGCGGTGGGCCCATGGCGGCTGGCCGGATGCGGGGTGCTGATCGCCGGGGTGATCCTGCTGTCATCCTCCTGA